The proteins below are encoded in one region of Desulfovibrio sp. TomC:
- a CDS encoding cell division protein FtsQ/DivIB — protein MAARKKRNGYGGPRITVKSRVVKSHGNKNRNARGEGRSLSLPSVSLGGVGKLFTRVVSMAFMGAAVLAVSVVLLAGYRWLTTVNYFALQNAEIVGCTRLATDHIREVAGLGEGVNILSLSMDRMRADLAREPWVESVSVRRVLPGSIRIEVKEKSPSYLVQYQGTLYYADEVGRIIDKVESGQFVSLPQIEVEAGMEKHLPLLADLRRAVSEHQVPFDFGQIAWLRLSWGRGLEIRLMEPGIVLCLGSQNWHRNLSRMNMVWTDLRRRGELDKVGLITAEGDKVWVEKRGGGDLPQG, from the coding sequence ATGGCGGCCAGGAAGAAACGCAATGGGTACGGCGGACCACGCATCACGGTCAAAAGCCGGGTGGTCAAATCCCATGGCAACAAGAACCGCAATGCCCGGGGAGAGGGCCGCAGCCTCAGTCTGCCCAGCGTGAGTCTGGGCGGCGTGGGCAAGCTTTTTACCCGGGTCGTGTCCATGGCCTTTATGGGGGCTGCGGTCCTGGCGGTGAGCGTGGTGCTCCTTGCCGGGTATCGCTGGCTGACCACGGTCAATTATTTTGCCTTGCAAAACGCCGAGATCGTTGGTTGCACCCGCCTGGCCACCGACCACATCCGGGAAGTGGCCGGGCTTGGCGAAGGGGTCAACATCCTGTCGCTGTCCATGGACCGGATGCGGGCCGATCTGGCCCGGGAGCCGTGGGTGGAATCGGTGTCCGTGCGCCGGGTCCTGCCCGGGTCGATTCGTATCGAAGTGAAGGAAAAGTCGCCGTCCTATCTTGTGCAGTATCAGGGAACACTCTATTACGCCGACGAGGTTGGTCGTATCATCGACAAGGTCGAGTCCGGGCAGTTCGTCTCGTTGCCCCAGATCGAGGTCGAAGCGGGCATGGAAAAGCACCTGCCCCTTTTGGCCGATTTGCGCCGTGCCGTCTCCGAACATCAGGTTCCCTTTGATTTCGGCCAGATTGCCTGGCTGCGTCTGAGTTGGGGGCGCGGGCTGGAAATCAGGTTGATGGAGCCGGGTATCGTGTTATGTCTGGGGTCCCAGAACTGGCACCGGAATCTGTCGCGCATGAACATGGTCTGGACCGACTTGCGCCGGCGCGGTGAGCTTGACAAAGTTGGGCTCATTACCGCCGAAGGCGACAAGGTCTGGGTGGAGAAACGCGGCGGGGGGGACTTGCCGCAGGGCTAG
- the ftsA gene encoding cell division protein FtsA has product MARSELIVGLDIGTTKICVVVGELSPEGVDVVGIGTSPSTGLRKGVVVNIEQTVQSIKKALEEAELMAGCEIRSVYAGIAGSHIKGFNSHGVIAVKGGEVGPRDIERVIDAAKAVAIPLDREVIHILPQEFIVDDQRGIADPLGMAGVRLEVRVHIVTGAVTSAQNIIRSCHRAGLDVSDIVLESLASSKAVLTGEEREIGVALVDLGGGTTDLAIFANDSIKHTAVLALGGTNLTNDIAFGLRTPMASAEKIKIKYGCALAEMVPKDEVIEVMSVGGREPRRLSRQVLAEICEPRVEEMLALVDQELIRSGMKNQIGAGVVLTGGTALIEGIQELGEQIFNLPTRIGYPDKVGGLKDVVNSPMYATAVGLLMYGAEKEGVEQRFRIRDENVFNRILGRMRKWFVDVK; this is encoded by the coding sequence ATGGCCAGGTCGGAACTTATCGTCGGACTCGATATCGGCACCACCAAAATTTGCGTGGTCGTCGGTGAACTCTCGCCCGAGGGCGTGGATGTGGTGGGCATCGGCACCAGCCCCTCCACGGGCCTGCGCAAAGGCGTGGTGGTCAATATCGAGCAGACCGTCCAGTCGATCAAAAAAGCGCTTGAAGAGGCCGAACTCATGGCCGGGTGTGAAATACGCTCGGTCTACGCCGGCATTGCCGGCAGCCACATCAAGGGTTTCAACAGCCACGGGGTTATCGCCGTCAAAGGCGGCGAGGTCGGCCCCCGGGACATTGAGCGGGTTATCGACGCGGCCAAGGCCGTGGCCATACCGCTTGACCGGGAGGTCATCCACATCCTGCCCCAGGAATTTATCGTCGACGATCAGCGCGGCATTGCCGATCCTCTGGGCATGGCCGGGGTGCGGCTCGAAGTGCGCGTGCACATCGTCACCGGAGCCGTCACCAGCGCCCAGAACATCATCCGCTCCTGCCACCGGGCCGGGCTTGACGTCTCGGACATTGTGCTGGAATCTCTGGCCTCGTCCAAGGCCGTGCTGACCGGCGAAGAGCGGGAAATCGGCGTGGCCCTGGTGGATCTTGGCGGCGGCACCACCGACTTGGCCATTTTCGCCAACGATTCCATCAAGCACACGGCCGTGTTGGCCCTTGGCGGCACGAATCTGACCAATGACATTGCCTTTGGCCTGCGCACGCCCATGGCCTCGGCAGAGAAGATCAAAATCAAGTACGGCTGCGCCCTGGCCGAGATGGTGCCCAAAGACGAGGTCATCGAGGTCATGAGCGTGGGCGGACGCGAACCGCGCCGGCTTTCGCGCCAGGTTCTGGCCGAAATCTGCGAACCGCGGGTGGAGGAGATGCTGGCCCTGGTTGATCAGGAACTCATCCGCTCGGGCATGAAAAACCAGATCGGGGCGGGCGTGGTGCTCACAGGGGGAACCGCGCTGATTGAGGGCATCCAGGAACTGGGCGAGCAGATTTTCAATTTGCCCACGCGCATTGGCTATCCCGACAAGGTCGGGGGACTCAAGGACGTGGTCAACAGCCCCATGTACGCAACAGCCGTGGGGCTTCTCATGTACGGTGCGGAAAAGGAAGGCGTGGAACAGCGCTTCCGCATCCGGGATGAGAACGTGTTCAACCGCATTCTGGGGAGGATGCGGAAATGGTTCGTGGACGTGAAATAG
- the ftsZ gene encoding cell division protein FtsZ, whose amino-acid sequence MEYLELDQGSNARIKVVGCGGGGGNAVENMITSAMSGVTFITANTDIQALQRSQAEYRIQLGDKLTKGLGAGANPDVGRDAALESIDTIRAAIGDCDMVFVTAGMGGGTGTGAAPVIAQVAKEAGALTVAVVTKPFYFEGKKRLLSAEKGVQALRDVVDSIITIPNDRLLSLASKKATFIEMLKKADEVLYYAVKGISDLIMVPGLINLDFADVKAVMSEMGLAMMGFGTARGESRAREAALKAITSPLLEDVTIDGAKGVLMNITCGPDLTIEEVDEAASTVTEAVHEDAKVFFGTVFDPDATDEMRITVIATGIESAMQRGMPVQQKREEQKPIEVLTSSMLPRQKPPLQTTPMQHQPQHNHGAGTGHVQSPRSVRVLNGQGNDYNIPAYLRKGTKKGGPEAAMSQPPIKSQPVGEEEFIFDEEEFEIPSFIRMQAD is encoded by the coding sequence ATGGAATATTTGGAACTCGATCAAGGATCAAACGCCCGCATCAAGGTCGTCGGATGCGGCGGCGGCGGCGGCAACGCTGTCGAGAACATGATCACATCGGCCATGTCCGGCGTCACCTTCATTACGGCCAACACCGATATTCAGGCCTTGCAGCGGTCCCAGGCCGAATACCGCATCCAGCTTGGCGACAAGCTCACCAAGGGCCTTGGGGCCGGAGCCAATCCCGACGTCGGCCGTGACGCCGCCTTGGAAAGCATCGACACCATCCGCGCCGCCATCGGCGACTGCGACATGGTCTTCGTCACCGCCGGCATGGGCGGCGGCACCGGCACCGGAGCCGCCCCGGTCATTGCCCAGGTGGCCAAGGAAGCCGGCGCGCTCACCGTGGCCGTCGTCACCAAACCCTTCTATTTCGAAGGCAAAAAACGCCTGCTCTCGGCCGAAAAAGGCGTGCAGGCCCTGCGGGACGTGGTGGACTCCATCATCACCATCCCCAACGACCGTCTCCTGTCGCTGGCCTCCAAAAAGGCCACCTTCATCGAGATGCTCAAAAAGGCCGACGAGGTCCTCTATTATGCCGTCAAAGGCATCTCCGACCTCATCATGGTCCCGGGCCTGATTAACCTCGACTTTGCCGACGTCAAGGCCGTCATGAGCGAGATGGGACTGGCCATGATGGGCTTTGGCACGGCGCGCGGCGAATCCCGCGCCCGCGAAGCGGCGCTCAAGGCCATCACCAGCCCGCTGCTCGAAGACGTCACCATCGACGGGGCCAAGGGTGTTCTCATGAACATCACCTGTGGTCCGGACCTGACCATCGAGGAAGTCGACGAGGCTGCCTCCACCGTGACCGAGGCCGTCCACGAAGACGCCAAGGTCTTCTTCGGCACGGTCTTCGATCCCGACGCCACCGATGAGATGCGCATCACCGTCATCGCCACCGGCATTGAATCGGCCATGCAGCGCGGCATGCCCGTGCAGCAGAAGCGCGAAGAGCAAAAGCCCATCGAGGTCCTGACTTCCTCCATGCTGCCGCGCCAGAAGCCGCCCCTGCAGACCACGCCGATGCAGCACCAGCCGCAGCACAACCATGGCGCCGGCACGGGCCACGTGCAAAGCCCTCGCAGCGTGCGCGTGTTAAACGGCCAGGGCAACGACTACAATATCCCGGCCTACCTGCGCAAAGGCACCAAGAAAGGCGGACCTGAGGCGGCCATGTCCCAGCCGCCCATCAAGAGCCAGCCGGTTGGCGAGGAAGAGTTCATCTTCGATGAGGAAGAGTTCGAGATTCCTTCCTTCATCCGGATGCAGGCGGACTAG
- a CDS encoding radical SAM protein, producing MSQTPGTTVYFGLDRPAVPEWGGRLPVALTVPGDAAMALSALGWQAVWRVLAENPALAVERVYTRSATPPQAEDSGHLLADFPLIAFSLCYEEEYLDAAAALTAAQIPLTRAERADFPIVMAGGPLAFLNPAPFLPALDLLFVGEAEAGLAAVVAAIAQVALAGGDKAACLDAVAGLPGVFLPGRSDGPVVRATALTEGSTTQLAAPAHSCFVSGHAEFRDMFLVEINRGCPYGCRFCAAGYVYRPPRQSRLADLKALIESVSPRKIGLVGTALTDWPDLIPFLHWLRERGTKFSLSSVRADGITPELLTILRTAGLRTLTLALEAPSHRLRTAANKHLSVEALLNAVALAGKHGVNHLKFYLIIGWPGETPEDYDELRPLLEQVAKAASIGVGKRGVAHATLSVNPLVPKPFTPMQWAPMASETAIEAGYARIKQAAKGLKGFRVETETASMARLQGLLARGDERLFPLIQAAVTAGSFRRALKTWDGDPAEYLDRQRPKDERLPWDMIDNGITRDFLWQEWERYQAGIGTAKCPPAGCASCRRCGLYEASQGA from the coding sequence TTGAGTCAGACTCCTGGGACCACGGTCTATTTTGGCCTGGACAGACCGGCTGTCCCCGAATGGGGCGGCCGTTTGCCTGTTGCCCTGACCGTGCCCGGCGATGCCGCCATGGCCCTGTCCGCCCTGGGTTGGCAGGCTGTGTGGCGGGTGCTGGCCGAAAATCCGGCCCTGGCCGTGGAACGGGTCTACACCCGAAGCGCCACGCCGCCCCAGGCCGAAGACTCCGGCCACCTCCTGGCCGATTTTCCGCTGATCGCCTTTTCGTTGTGCTACGAAGAAGAATACCTCGATGCCGCAGCGGCGCTGACCGCCGCCCAGATCCCGCTGACCCGGGCGGAAAGAGCCGATTTCCCCATCGTCATGGCCGGCGGACCGCTGGCCTTTTTAAACCCCGCCCCGTTTCTGCCGGCCCTCGATCTGCTCTTTGTCGGCGAGGCCGAGGCCGGGCTGGCCGCAGTGGTGGCCGCCATCGCTCAGGTGGCCCTGGCCGGCGGGGACAAGGCCGCCTGTCTCGACGCCGTGGCCGGGCTGCCCGGGGTGTTTCTGCCCGGACGCAGCGATGGCCCCGTGGTCCGGGCCACCGCCCTGACCGAGGGTTCCACCACGCAGCTTGCCGCGCCGGCCCATTCCTGTTTCGTGTCCGGACACGCCGAATTTCGGGACATGTTTCTGGTCGAGATCAACCGGGGGTGTCCCTACGGCTGCCGCTTCTGTGCCGCCGGCTACGTCTACCGGCCGCCGCGCCAGTCGCGTCTGGCCGACCTCAAGGCACTCATTGAAAGCGTCTCGCCGCGCAAGATCGGCCTGGTGGGCACGGCGCTGACCGACTGGCCCGACTTGATTCCGTTTTTGCACTGGCTGCGTGAGCGCGGCACGAAATTCTCCCTCTCCTCGGTGCGCGCCGACGGCATCACCCCGGAACTGCTCACGATCCTTCGCACCGCCGGTCTTCGCACCCTGACCCTGGCCCTGGAAGCTCCCAGCCATCGCCTGCGCACCGCCGCCAACAAACATCTCTCCGTGGAAGCGCTCCTAAACGCGGTCGCCCTGGCCGGGAAGCACGGCGTCAACCATTTGAAATTCTACCTTATCATTGGCTGGCCCGGCGAAACGCCCGAAGATTACGACGAGTTGCGTCCCCTGCTCGAACAGGTGGCCAAGGCCGCTTCCATTGGCGTTGGCAAGCGCGGCGTGGCCCACGCCACCCTGTCCGTCAACCCGCTGGTGCCCAAACCCTTTACCCCCATGCAGTGGGCTCCCATGGCCTCCGAAACGGCCATCGAAGCCGGCTACGCCCGCATCAAACAAGCGGCCAAGGGACTCAAAGGCTTTCGCGTCGAGACCGAAACCGCCTCCATGGCCCGCCTGCAAGGCCTGCTGGCCCGGGGGGACGAGCGCCTTTTCCCCCTGATCCAGGCCGCCGTCACGGCCGGCAGCTTTCGCCGGGCGCTTAAGACCTGGGACGGCGATCCGGCCGAATACCTCGACCGGCAACGGCCCAAGGACGAACGCCTGCCCTGGGATATGATCGACAACGGCATCACCCGCGACTTCCTCTGGCAGGAATGGGAGCGCTATCAGGCCGGGATCGGCACCGCCAAATGCCCGCCGGCCGGCTGCGCGAGTTGCCGCCGCTGCGGTCTTTACGAGGCCAGCCAAGGGGCGTAG
- a CDS encoding LysE family translocator encodes MTLPLYFAFIAAAVFLLLIPGPTVLMVVGYGLAEGRKHSWPLVVGVALGDAVALTCSVAGLGAVLAASASAFTILKYIGAIYLVYLGIGMIRSGNAAAPKLTAVSPRKKFVHAFAVTAANPKCILFFVAFLPQFISHDAPAGPQLLLLGVTFVILSAINATTFSFLSGTAGSRIQDPRFMRKLKGVGGSVMVGAGVLTAAARQ; translated from the coding sequence ATGACCTTGCCGCTCTACTTTGCCTTCATCGCCGCCGCCGTTTTTCTCCTGCTTATTCCCGGCCCCACCGTGCTCATGGTGGTGGGCTACGGGCTGGCCGAAGGCCGCAAGCACAGCTGGCCGCTCGTCGTCGGCGTAGCCCTGGGCGATGCCGTGGCCCTGACCTGCTCCGTGGCCGGCCTCGGGGCCGTCCTGGCCGCCTCGGCCTCGGCCTTTACGATCCTTAAATATATCGGGGCCATTTACCTCGTCTATCTCGGCATCGGCATGATCCGTTCCGGCAACGCCGCCGCGCCGAAACTGACCGCCGTAAGCCCCCGAAAAAAATTCGTCCACGCCTTTGCCGTCACCGCCGCCAACCCCAAGTGCATCCTCTTTTTCGTCGCCTTCCTGCCCCAGTTCATCAGCCACGACGCCCCGGCCGGTCCGCAACTGCTGCTGCTCGGCGTCACCTTCGTCATCCTTTCGGCCATAAACGCCACCACCTTCAGCTTCCTCTCCGGCACGGCCGGCAGCCGTATCCAGGACCCGCGCTTCATGCGGAAGTTAAAGGGCGTCGGGGGGAGCGTGATGGTCGGCGCGGGTGTGCTGACGGCAGCGGCCCGGCAGTGA